The Euphorbia lathyris chromosome 2, ddEupLath1.1, whole genome shotgun sequence genome includes a window with the following:
- the LOC136220873 gene encoding uncharacterized protein, protein MPPKGRKRGKNMVNVSTRSRVTVENSSQLDGGASHPIGRPAPASEPILQPAGGSSQPTRTASTSQPTQISNTDLAAGLQGVFQAVERLTNVVGENRQPRTTGSAMPNDKAQLQDLSDFLRLQPPKFSGEDSVTDPMDFVDAMDRCYEVLGCTSARMVLLAGNQLQGVARSWYLSKRGNGLDNAFLWPQFRDSFLERFLPPSVKEAKALEFEVLK, encoded by the coding sequence ATGCCTcctaaaggaagaaaaagaggcAAGAATATGGTTAATGTTAGTACTAGGAGTAGGGTGACCGTTGAGAATTCATCCCAACTTGATGGGGGAGCTTCACACCCTATTGGAAGACCAGCTCCAGCATCTGAACCAATTTTGCAACCAGCTGGAGGGTCATCTCAGCCCACACGTACAGCTTCAACCTCTCAGCCTACTCAAATATCTAACACTGATTTGGCTGCTGGATTGCAAGGGGTCTTTCAAGCAGTTGAAAGGCTAACAAATGTGGTAGGTGAAAACAGACAACCAAGAACTACAGGATCTGCTATGCCTAATGATAAAGCTCAATTACAGGATCTCAGTGACTTCTTGAGGTTACAACCTCCAAAGTTTTCGGGTGAGGATTCTGTAACAGATCCTATGGATTTTGTGGATGCTATGGACAGATGTTATGAGGTCTTGGGATGCACCAGTGCTAGGATGGTATTGTTAGCAGGGAATCAGTTACAAGGAGTGGCGCGTAGTTGGTATCTTTCTAAGAGAGGGAATGGGCTTGATAACGCTTTCCTTTGGCCACAGTTCCGTGATTCTTTCTTAGAGAGGTTCCTTCCTCCTAGTGTTAAGGAAGCTAAAGCTTTAGAGTTTGAAGTGCTGAAATAG